GCACGTCGGTGCATCGAATCCGAGCAGCCCGCCGATCAGCACGAAGCCGCCCTCCTGCACGCCGAGGCCTCCCGGGACCAGGAAAGCAGCGCTGCTGACAAGCTGAATCAGTGCCTCGATCACGAACGCCTGCGCGAAGGTCGCCTGCGCCCCGATCACATGCAGCGCGAACCAGATCTCCAGCGCATACCCCGCGCATTGCAGCGTCTGCCAGATGAGCAGATAGCGGACGACAATGCCAGTCTGCCGCCAGATCAGTTTGATGGACTGATCGATGCGTGCGGACGTGCCCACCAGGTCGACCACCTTGCCGCTCGTGATCCGGTTGAGGGTTCGTGCCGCACGCTCGAACGGCCGCGCATGATGAACGAGCGCGAACAGCACCAGCACCGGGGCGAGCGCCGCAATGCCCCAGGCGAGGCGGCCCGCGAAACGCGCCATATCGGAAGACGAATGCTCGAGCACATAGCCTGCGGCGACCAAAGCAAAGAGGAGCTGGCTGACCAGCGTGAGCTGCATGTCGACGACGAGGCTCGCCGCCGCGGTTGCCGGGCGCATAGCCGCGCGCACGAGCAGCCGGAACGAAACGATTTCCCCGCCGATCCGCGCAACGGGCAAAAGACCATTGACCGACTCGCGGATCCACACGAGCCTGAGCATTGCCGGGAATGACGGCCGCTCACGGACGCGGATCAGGGTGCGCCAATCCCATGCATTCGCGCACATCGGCAGGATATGCAGCAAGGCGGCCAGCACGAGACCCATGCCCGCGCCTCTCAGCAGTTGCAGCACGGCGGCAGGATGATCGCGCCACACGAGCCACAGGGCGAACGCGAGACCGCACAAGGCGGCAATACTTCCAAGGTGTTTCATCTGCGGGTGCTCTCTGTTTCATGCGCCCCGCGTCACTGCGGCTTCGCATATCTGCCGTAAAGCTCACTGCCGTTCATTTCTCGTGGAAAGTGACAGCATCCCGCTCATTTCCGCAAACGCTGTGAGTCTGCTGATACACCCGATCATCGAGATGAATGACGAGATTCATTGGCCGGTGTGTTTTTCAACAATCCACGGCGGTCAACATCGAAACTTATGCCTCGCCATACAACTCTTGACGACAGAAAGCTTGCGCAAAGTATGGCGAAAGCAATGAAATCCCACAATGGCAAGAGCCAAAAATCGCGAACCGGCCGCCTCAGCATGGTATCGATGCGGATCTGCAATAACACTCTCGCGCACAAGGCCGTGACAAGCAACCAGATTGACCATATCGACGCCCCCGAGAGCAATAGCGCGAATACTGACAGTGCGACGGGATAACTCAGCGCCGAACCGAAATGGCCGAGGGGATCGATCCCGCGGATCGTCCTGCTCCAGCGCAACTCATGTTCGAAAAGACGAGAAGCCGTGGATTCCGTGCAGGCATGTCCGATCACGAATCCAGGGATGACCACCTTTTTTCCTGTCGCGCGTACTGCGGCCCCAATGGCGTGATCCTCCGCAAGGAAATTGGAAAATTGACGAAGGCCGCCAATCGCATCCAGTGTTTCACGACGTATCGCGATAGTCTGCCCGAAACACGGCTTGGCAAGACCAAGCGCGAGACCCATCGCGACGCCGGGCAAGAACTGATAATCGACGGCTCTCGCTGAAAGCCTCGGCCAAAAGCCTGGATCGGGTACGCCAACGTATGCGCATGTCACAAGACCCACGCTTTCCGCCTGCAGTTCGTCCATTATTCTGCGAAGGTAATCTCGTCCCACCGAGACGTCACTGTCTGCAAAAACGAAGAAATCATGAACCGCTGAAGGAAGCATGTTGAGCAGATTGCTCACTTTCCGGTTTGAGCCGTGCAACTTGCTATCGGCGACCACGGAGATATGTGCGTCCGGGTGAAGACGCCGAAGTTTCTCGATGACCTCTAGTGCGGGATCGTCAGGATCATGAACTCCGAAGAGGTATTGCACGGCCCCCGGATAGCACTGTTCGCAAAAGCTCACAAGGTTAGATAGCAGCGCTGTTTCCATACCGCGCAGGGGCTTGATCACTGTGACAGGGGGATAGCTGGGAGCCTCGATGGAACGTCGCGCAAAAAAAGAACCTATCAGCACGATGGCCGTGACGGTATAGGCGATTCCGAATGCCGCACAGGCACCACAAAAATATGCGAGCGCATGTAACGCAACTCCGACATGCAGCAAGGTTGCGGTCGAAAACAAGGCACTCGTCACCATTGGCGGTGTCCAGTGTAGAAAATCAATGGATGGGTCGATCGCGGCAGTTGCTAACCCGCGCGGCACGCCGGGTAACCAATTGCGGCGTCACCTTGACACCGGAGACGACACACCTTGGACACGCGCCGTTCATCTCGGTGACATTCAGAAATGGGTTGCTGCCGCCGTGATGAGAGATCGGAGATGAACGCGAGAACTCGCTTCGTGCGCCTTGACGGGGATACTAACGGGCTTATCTGAAGGGAACGTTAAGGCCGGCCTCCATAATATTTCCGATGTTTACGCCGCGTGTAGACGGGGGCCTTTCTCGCAGCCAATCAGAGTGAAACTGAAAGGCCTCCAAAAGCAGATCGTCGCCTTTCAAATGAGCCGTACGATTTCAGTCCAGCGCTCGCTCTATGGGCGTGTCATTGAAAGCATGACCGTACGCAACGGGCAGGTCAGCGCGTCAAAGCAATTCTGAAGGAAACCTTAAGGACGAGAAAAAATGAGGAAAAATCCTTTCGACTTACTTCTGATCCCACTGCTAGCTTGGAGAAAGTCTATCGCAATCAATAGTTCATGAATTGTCAGTACGGTGATGCGGTTCTATCGCAGGTGCGCACGTTGCACTTCCCAGAATCCAAACGGAGACATTCATGCAAACAACAACGCTTCGCCCCACGGTTCCCCGCCTGTTGGCAATCGGACGCTTACCACTTCTCGGCTTTATGCTTGCCGGTACGATCGCGCAGGCGCAACCCTCCGACCAGGACAGCGACAGTCATTTCCATCCCGGACTGCTCGTGATCAGCCGCAGCGCATACGACAACCTTTCGAGCAATGTTCAGGCAGGCACGATTCTTCCGCCCAATTGCGCGAGTACGCAAGGCGGCTGCAGTGCGTCGACAGGTGCGCCGTCCGACGGCACCTATCCGTACGTCTGGAATAACGATGGATACGACGCAAGCTTCGGCATTACGTCGCGAATCTTTCTCGACCAGATCTCGCCGGGTGGTGCGCTGGTGAGCACGCTGGAAGTGCCGAACAGTTTGCAGAAAGGCTTTTCCCGCGACCAGTTGGTCACGAGCTTCAGCTCGAAGTCGGAACTTGCGCTGCATCTGTCGACGGACGGCAAATACCTGACTTTCATGGGTTACGTGGCACCCGTCAACACGATCGATGTATCGAATTCCAATACACCCGGCGTGGTCGATACGACGAATCCCGTTGGGCAGAGCTTTTATCGTGCCGTCGCCCGCGTGGACAGCGAAGGCCATTTCAGTTTCACCGAAACCAACGCATATAGTGGCAACAACGGCCGGGCCGCGATTCTGAACAATAGAAACGGGCACGACATTTTCTATACGGCAGGCAATGCCGGTAACGGAGCGAACCCGCAACCCGACGGCGTGATACTGGGCGCCGGTACGCAATTCATCAGTGCATCCAACCAGTCTGAGGCTCAGCAAACGCCCGGCACGCCAACTCCACTCGCGAGTTTCTCGGTCACGGAACTCGGCGCAAAGGCGGACAAGATCGGCAAAGATGACAATTTTCGCGGCATGACCATTTTCAATAACGTGTTGTACTTCACCAAGGGCAGCGGCAGCAACGGTGTGAATACGGTCTACTTCGTCGACACGACGGGCACCGCATGTCCGAACGGTGTCGGCGTCCCCTCCCCGAACGCCACGTTGCCCACGGCAGCCGTTCCCTATAACGCAGCGACGCTGCAAACCAGCGGTTTGCCGAACAACATGTGTGTACTCGCCGGCTTCCCGTCGACACCTAACAAGTCGGCTGCCACGCTCTCGTATCCTTTCGGACTGTGGTTTGCCGACGCAAATACCTTGTATGTTGCCGACGAGGGCGACGGTTACACGGGCGGCGCCGACCTCTACACCCATGCCGCCGCGCAACCGACGGCTGGACTGCAAAAGTGGATCTACAACGCGGGCACGAGAAC
The Paraburkholderia terrae genome window above contains:
- a CDS encoding lysylphosphatidylglycerol synthase domain-containing protein, translated to MKHLGSIAALCGLAFALWLVWRDHPAAVLQLLRGAGMGLVLAALLHILPMCANAWDWRTLIRVRERPSFPAMLRLVWIRESVNGLLPVARIGGEIVSFRLLVRAAMRPATAAASLVVDMQLTLVSQLLFALVAAGYVLEHSSSDMARFAGRLAWGIAALAPVLVLFALVHHARPFERAARTLNRITSGKVVDLVGTSARIDQSIKLIWRQTGIVVRYLLIWQTLQCAGYALEIWFALHVIGAQATFAQAFVIEALIQLVSSAAFLVPGGLGVQEGGFVLIGGLLGFDAPTCLALAGARRVRDLLFYLPGLLAWQVAEYALPSTRRVEGAD
- the hpnI gene encoding bacteriohopanetetrol glucosamine biosynthesis glycosyltransferase HpnI gives rise to the protein MVTSALFSTATLLHVGVALHALAYFCGACAAFGIAYTVTAIVLIGSFFARRSIEAPSYPPVTVIKPLRGMETALLSNLVSFCEQCYPGAVQYLFGVHDPDDPALEVIEKLRRLHPDAHISVVADSKLHGSNRKVSNLLNMLPSAVHDFFVFADSDVSVGRDYLRRIMDELQAESVGLVTCAYVGVPDPGFWPRLSARAVDYQFLPGVAMGLALGLAKPCFGQTIAIRRETLDAIGGLRQFSNFLAEDHAIGAAVRATGKKVVIPGFVIGHACTESTASRLFEHELRWSRTIRGIDPLGHFGSALSYPVALSVFALLLSGASIWSIWLLVTALCARVLLQIRIDTMLRRPVRDFWLLPLWDFIAFAILCASFLSSRVVWRGISFDVDRRGLLKNTPANESRHSSR